The Lycium barbarum isolate Lr01 chromosome 12, ASM1917538v2, whole genome shotgun sequence genome includes a region encoding these proteins:
- the LOC132624646 gene encoding chaperone protein dnaJ 11, chloroplastic-like, with the protein LITLEQITRIPMISTSTHSFLQIQPPPVNIFSPGDNSVLSPSSVRFRQSGSFTTAAATCASVETESATRYSTLPTAASFYEILGIPVGATVEEIKGAYRRLARVCHPDVAEKDTSADDFMKIHAAYSTLSDPDKRADYDRRLPRRRGRSGNIYSGGCYPLSPSVMSGYTTRNWETDQCW; encoded by the coding sequence CTCATTACACTTGAACAAATAACAAGAATACCCATGATTTCCACTTCAACCCATTCGTTTCTTCAAATCCAGCCGCCGCCGGTGAATATATTTTCCCCCGGCGACAATTCCGTTCTATCACCGTCTTCCGTCAGATTCCGGCAGTCAGGTTCCTTCACAACCGCCGCCGCCACGTGTGCTTCCGTCGAAACCGAATCTGCCACAAGGTACTCGACGCTGCCTACCGCGGCGTCGTTTTACGAAATTCTTGGAATTCCGGTTGGCGCTACGGTGGAGGAGATCAAGGGAGCTTACAGGAGATTAGCTAGAGTTTGCCATCCTGATGTGGCGGAGAAAGACACGTCAGCGGATGATTTCATGAAGATTCATGCTGCCTATTCCACTCTATCGGATCCGGACAAACGTGCCGATTATGATCGCCGCCTTCCACGGAGGCGCGGCCGCAGCGGTAATATTTATTCCGGCGGGTGTTATCCTTTATCTCCTTCAGTAATGTCGGGATATACTACCCGCAACTGGGAGACAGATCAGTGCTGGTAG